A segment of the Polyodon spathula isolate WHYD16114869_AA chromosome 1, ASM1765450v1, whole genome shotgun sequence genome:
AGATAAATTAATGTTTACCACCTACCCACAAATGTATAGTGTTCCTGTTTGTACATAACACCATGCTAGCACAGGAATCGTGTAACAAATCCTCACTGCAGTTTTATATCATGTATATCAttatggcaaagtggctgctgattgtgaactgctgcagaggtgatgcagtgcaggaataatattttctcttttaatcCGGGTCTGATGACCAAAAGAATAAGCCCCAGAAATACACAACAATGCGTAATGCACGGAGCTAATAACAACAGGTTTACAgcccaaaaaatatattttatctgccccacaatactaaacacGGTCACCGGTCCGgagtgtgtgtattagtgctcatggtggatGATAACAGATAtattttgtgactgtggtgtagtgctgttccggcttgtgctggcccaaaagcgacagctccggatatgtgttagctgtctggtgatcaaaaaataagataattactaacaacacaaaaaacaaacaaacactcacaaatctTTCAAGTACTCTTTTCTCTGCGTCTCACACGCTCCTTTCAGTTTATATCacaaaaccaagtgaaggaaaagatttacaattctctctccggcccctttatgctatcacgcatgacgccttggtaaacgactgcagCTGTCTCTGTTTGCCTGCAGCTattacctcatttaccttccaggtcaatacgttcctgcaacggagtcttgccttcttccaggctgaccgacttcccgacccaggaaatgaacagttaggccagcctgtccaaagacttcccaTTCACTActtagcgccttcacaggtcgggatggagatttacaaccagaactcatatttctgtcacaatcatatatacaataacatatttactcATACCTGTTATGTGTCTGCCATAAATACGGCCCGTGTGTGGCGATACAAACTGGGACAGAAGCTGTTGAATAACAAAATATAAGATAATACTTTTAGGGTTTTTCTCTTGCattgatttatataaaataaaatgcagattgGAATGCAAAAAATACCATCTTCATCCATATAACaatttataaatgtacagtaactaaGATGTCGcacaaagaaaatgaatgcaCCAACGACTGACAATATTATTGTACACTATCTACTGAAAAGAAGGTGCCCAGGCATTCTATATAGAACTATAACATTTCTTCAAGCTATCTCTGGAGCCCATTATTCTGTTTAGGTTCTATATTATAAAATCATGTGAAAAGAAATCAACCAATCTTATCTTGTGTGTAAATGTCATTCCATGcacagaatatactgtatataaatactactaataataaaaaaagaatagtaaTTCATGAGTACACTGTGTGTAGCGTGCTTCTTATAACAGCaatcatttcacacagtttgagatGACAGAATGAGATATCTCTTAACAACTTATTCAGAACCATCGTTGTTGATCAACAGAGGGTTCTATATATTGGGTTCTAATTAGAACTTAACATGAAGTTTCATATTGGAACCCTTTGGCTTCAGTTTGTAGCATCAGTACATGCTTTTCTCTGTTGttttacaatgtcattttttatggGTTATCAggtttatattactgtataaactGTAATACATAAAATCTAGAAACATATCTATCTAGTAATAACTAACCTGTATGTTTTTATAGTCCACAGTTACACCGCACAGTATGCACGTTTTTGGAGGTTCCTTGTACGGGTTCTCCATCTTTATAGGCTACAAATTCAAAGTACTGGGGTGAGTTGCAGCAATCAACATAAACATGTATATTCTCTTCACATATTCTTAACATAATAAACATTtgattatcaataccttttagcatGAGTgcattcaatgtgtgtgtgtaaatatacaaagatatatatacacacacacaattgcatACTATTGTAATGTACACAAAATGCTGCAGTATTCACAATAACTGGTTCAGCTTGCATCAATTGGGTGGCCAGCAGGACccatgatttaatttattttgtttcataataatATTGTGTTCTCTTACCATGTCATTGTTGCCAGCTGGATTCTCATATTGCTGTATGCTAAGGCTTCTTTGCCACAggcctaaagaaaa
Coding sequences within it:
- the LOC121314468 gene encoding 28S ribosomal protein S18c, mitochondrial-like, with protein sequence MFAIRNCRFFITCTNPKATTRSPGLWQRSLSIQQYENPAGNNDMPIKMENPYKEPPKTCILCGVTVDYKNIQLLSQFVSPHTGRIYGRHITGLCGKKQKEVSKAIKRAHHMGFMPVTLKEPAFLKDPNVCDIKYPE